A part of Terriglobales bacterium genomic DNA contains:
- a CDS encoding family 20 glycosylhydrolase yields the protein MPVPANVQLGTGELPINQSFSVAVTGVHDARMDRGVQRFVADLSRQTGMLLTQKPAGSTNPTLLIHAEHGSEDVQKLGEDESYELAISESGGKLTAPNPLGILHGLQSFLQLVNTTATGFAVPVVSIKDQPRFPWRGLLIDVARHFQPVEVIKRNLDGMAAVKMNVLHFHLTDNEGFRVESKRFPKLQEMGSDGLYYTQDQIRELVNYARDRGIRLLPEIEMPGHSRSWFIGYPELASAPGPYKLEPNSGVDPVMNPIQDKTYKVLDKFIDEMTKLFPDAYFHIGGDEVNGQQWDANPQIQQFIHQHGMKGNQDLQAYFNKRLQKIVEKHHRIMIGWDEVLHPDLPKSVVVQSWRGQQSLASAARQGYRGMLSFGYYLDLMWPASRHYAVDPMAGDAANLNPEEKSRILGGEACMWGEWLTPENIDSRIWPRNAAIAERLWSPAEVRDATQMYARLDQLSWRLQWLGLTHRSQQFLMLHRIAGRDDISALRTLAEVVEPVKDYARMEGLKTPWDFRAPLDRLVDGASPESDTARRFSNLVQAYIQSGYKDQAIEAQIRTQLTTWRDNDAKLHPLLEQSFLSRELTPLSANLSAVGAAGLLALDYLHKSGPLPELLRTQQLALIQASEAPKGDLLLVVAPAVKQLIEAGNLQTRSGSQP from the coding sequence ATGCCCGTTCCAGCTAATGTGCAACTTGGGACGGGAGAGCTGCCCATCAATCAATCGTTTTCAGTCGCGGTGACCGGAGTTCATGATGCCAGGATGGATCGCGGCGTCCAGCGGTTTGTCGCCGACCTTTCCCGGCAGACGGGGATGCTTCTCACGCAAAAGCCAGCCGGCTCTACGAACCCAACTTTGCTAATTCACGCGGAGCATGGCAGCGAGGACGTTCAGAAGCTCGGGGAAGATGAGTCTTATGAGTTGGCGATCAGCGAGTCGGGCGGTAAGCTGACAGCCCCCAATCCACTTGGCATTCTGCACGGCCTGCAAAGTTTCCTCCAACTGGTGAATACAACGGCCACAGGTTTTGCCGTGCCGGTGGTTTCCATAAAAGACCAGCCCCGGTTCCCCTGGCGCGGATTGCTCATTGACGTGGCACGGCACTTCCAGCCAGTCGAAGTGATCAAGCGCAACCTGGATGGCATGGCTGCCGTAAAGATGAACGTGCTGCATTTTCACCTCACCGACAACGAAGGTTTCCGCGTCGAGAGCAAGCGTTTTCCCAAATTGCAGGAGATGGGGTCTGATGGCTTGTACTACACCCAGGATCAGATTCGCGAACTGGTAAATTATGCGCGCGATCGCGGAATCCGCCTGCTGCCTGAAATTGAAATGCCGGGTCACAGCCGCTCGTGGTTTATTGGATATCCCGAACTGGCCAGCGCTCCTGGCCCCTACAAGCTTGAACCCAACAGCGGCGTGGATCCCGTCATGAATCCCATTCAGGACAAGACCTACAAAGTCCTGGACAAATTTATTGATGAAATGACCAAGCTCTTTCCCGATGCGTACTTTCACATCGGCGGCGACGAGGTCAACGGTCAACAGTGGGATGCCAATCCGCAAATCCAGCAGTTCATCCACCAGCACGGCATGAAAGGGAATCAGGACCTGCAGGCGTACTTCAATAAGCGATTGCAGAAGATCGTGGAGAAACATCACAGGATCATGATCGGCTGGGATGAGGTATTGCATCCCGATTTGCCCAAGAGTGTTGTCGTGCAGTCCTGGCGCGGGCAGCAGTCCTTGGCATCAGCCGCACGTCAAGGTTATCGCGGCATGCTTTCCTTCGGATATTACCTGGACCTGATGTGGCCAGCTTCACGGCATTATGCCGTTGACCCAATGGCCGGCGATGCCGCAAATCTGAATCCTGAAGAGAAGAGCCGCATACTCGGAGGTGAGGCCTGCATGTGGGGGGAATGGCTCACACCGGAGAACATTGATTCACGGATTTGGCCGCGCAACGCGGCTATTGCCGAGCGACTGTGGTCGCCGGCTGAGGTCCGGGACGCAACGCAAATGTACGCCCGACTGGATCAGTTAAGTTGGCGACTTCAATGGCTGGGCCTCACTCACAGGTCCCAGCAGTTTCTAATGTTGCACCGAATTGCTGGAAGAGATGACATTTCAGCGTTACGCACACTCGCCGAGGTTGTCGAACCGGTGAAGGACTATGCACGTATGGAAGGTCTGAAAACGCCCTGGGACTTCAGGGCGCCTTTGGACCGTCTTGTGGACGGCGCGAGTCCCGAGAGTGACACCGCGCGTCGCTTCAGCAATCTCGTGCAGGCATATATTCAAAGCGGCTACAAGGACCAGGCGATCGAGGCGCAAATTCGGACGCAACTTACAACCTGGCGCGATAATGATGCGAAGCTGCACCCTTTGCTGGAACAATCGTTTCTTTCGCGCGAACTAACTCCACTGTCTGCAAATCTCTCCGCGGTTGGTGCAGCCGGCTTGCTCGCACTTGACTACCTCCACAAATCCGGGCCGTTGCCGGAATTATTGAGAACGCAGCAACTGGCGCTCATCCAGGCCTCAGAGGCGCCCAAAGGGGATCTTCTTCTAGTGGTCGCTCCAGCCGTGAAACAGCTAATCGAGGCCGGTAATCTTCAGACGCGATCAGGTTCTCAACCGTGA
- a CDS encoding glycoside hydrolase family 16 protein has protein sequence MNRGLNQTVLLVLGLALLLLSTIGQAQSGASDPKTGKWNMVWSDEFNGPNGSGPDPGKWVLEVGGEGWGNQELEYYTKRLQNAYIQDGKLVIKALREKYTGADGITRNYTSARMTTSGKFSQTYGRFESRIKIPRGQGLWPAFWMLGNDIGSAGWPACGEIDIMENIGKEPSTVHGSIHGPGYTGEVGIEAPYRLPGTKSFADHFHVFAVEWEPSVIRLYVDDHLYATRTRGELRPGWKWVFDHPFFLLLNVAVGGDWPGNPDASTVFPQTMLVDYVRVYRRSTP, from the coding sequence ATGAACCGAGGACTAAATCAGACGGTTTTGCTGGTCCTTGGACTTGCATTGTTGTTGCTATCAACCATTGGGCAAGCCCAGAGCGGCGCCTCGGATCCGAAGACTGGGAAGTGGAATATGGTTTGGAGTGATGAATTCAATGGTCCCAACGGTTCTGGCCCGGATCCAGGTAAGTGGGTTTTAGAAGTCGGCGGAGAAGGATGGGGGAACCAGGAATTGGAGTATTACACCAAGCGCCTGCAGAATGCCTACATTCAAGATGGAAAATTAGTCATTAAGGCACTGCGCGAGAAGTACACGGGAGCTGATGGCATCACGCGGAATTACACCTCCGCAAGAATGACCACTTCCGGGAAATTCAGTCAAACTTACGGCCGGTTTGAGAGCCGCATCAAAATTCCGCGGGGTCAAGGCCTGTGGCCAGCTTTTTGGATGTTGGGAAACGATATCGGTAGTGCCGGTTGGCCTGCTTGCGGCGAGATTGACATCATGGAAAATATCGGGAAGGAACCCTCCACCGTGCACGGGTCAATTCATGGGCCTGGATATACCGGTGAAGTTGGAATCGAGGCGCCCTACCGCTTGCCCGGGACAAAGTCATTCGCCGATCACTTCCACGTTTTTGCTGTCGAGTGGGAACCGAGCGTCATCCGCCTCTACGTGGATGATCACCTCTACGCGACACGCACTCGTGGGGAGCTGCGGCCCGGATGGAAATGGGTTTTCGACCACCCCTTCTTCCTTTTACTGAACGTTGCCGTGGGCGGGGACTGGCCAGGAAATCCGGACGCCTCTACCGTCTTTCCTCAGACCATGTTGGTGGACTATGTACGCGTATATCGCCGATCCACCCCTTAG
- a CDS encoding glycoside hydrolase family 30 beta sandwich domain-containing protein, translating into MERTRRDFLKISGLGIAAATTTSAAQASFLTDRAPNNPPAGDLAVWVTNEKLRFARAASVAWRPGSGSATENVVTLDPTKKFQQVLGFGAAFTDAACYMLNELSPPARQKLFHQLFHPSEMGLSVCRTCVGSSDYATKVYSYDEGEPDPELERFSIDHDREYILPMLREARKVNPDLFLFSSPWSPPGWMKANGSMLGGSMRRKYMPSYAHYFLKFLQGYQAAGVPVQAITVQNEVDTDQDGRMPACIWPQEYEADFVGKELGPLLEANGVKTKIWIIDHNYNLWGRAIAEFQVPEVRKYASAIAWHGYLGEPELMTCVHDAYPDLEMYWTEGGPDYTDPNYAKNWSEWSRIFTGILRNWSRAITAWNLALDEKGRPNIGPFSCGGLVTINSETKAITYSGQFRALAHYSSAIRRGARRFDSQSTAQDLNHVSFENPDGERVLVLTNSGPIRTCTIQMNGMTTNVSMERDSLATLSWR; encoded by the coding sequence ATGGAACGCACACGTCGCGATTTCTTGAAGATTTCTGGATTGGGTATTGCAGCAGCTACCACGACCTCGGCTGCACAAGCATCATTTCTAACTGATCGTGCCCCTAACAACCCGCCGGCAGGCGATCTGGCAGTTTGGGTTACGAATGAAAAGTTGCGGTTTGCTCGCGCTGCTTCTGTCGCATGGCGCCCTGGTTCCGGGTCAGCCACTGAAAATGTGGTTACCCTCGATCCCACCAAGAAATTTCAGCAAGTTCTCGGGTTCGGAGCCGCTTTCACGGATGCAGCCTGTTACATGCTGAATGAGCTATCTCCGCCCGCGCGGCAAAAATTGTTTCATCAACTATTCCACCCCTCCGAAATGGGGCTGAGTGTGTGCCGCACCTGCGTCGGGTCGAGCGACTACGCAACCAAGGTTTACAGTTACGACGAAGGTGAGCCTGATCCCGAACTGGAGCGCTTTTCCATTGACCACGATCGGGAGTACATCTTGCCCATGCTGCGCGAGGCGAGGAAGGTAAATCCCGACCTCTTCCTCTTTTCGTCTCCCTGGAGCCCGCCGGGTTGGATGAAAGCCAATGGTTCCATGTTGGGGGGTTCAATGCGCCGCAAGTACATGCCTTCCTACGCCCATTATTTCCTAAAGTTTTTGCAGGGCTATCAGGCCGCCGGCGTACCGGTACAGGCGATCACGGTCCAGAACGAGGTGGACACCGATCAGGATGGGCGGATGCCCGCTTGCATCTGGCCCCAGGAATACGAGGCCGATTTTGTCGGCAAAGAACTCGGTCCACTGCTGGAGGCCAATGGTGTAAAGACCAAGATCTGGATCATTGACCACAACTACAACTTGTGGGGTCGCGCCATCGCAGAATTCCAAGTGCCTGAGGTCCGCAAATACGCCTCCGCCATCGCCTGGCACGGATACCTCGGTGAGCCAGAATTGATGACCTGTGTCCACGATGCTTATCCCGACCTGGAGATGTACTGGACCGAAGGCGGCCCAGATTATACCGACCCGAACTACGCTAAAAACTGGAGTGAATGGAGTCGGATCTTTACCGGGATACTCCGCAACTGGAGTCGCGCTATCACAGCGTGGAATCTTGCCCTCGACGAGAAGGGGCGTCCCAATATCGGGCCGTTTTCGTGCGGAGGGCTGGTTACGATCAATTCGGAAACCAAAGCTATTACGTATAGCGGTCAGTTCCGGGCGTTGGCGCATTATTCCAGCGCCATCCGTCGTGGGGCCCGGCGCTTTGACTCGCAGAGCACGGCACAGGACCTGAACCACGTCAGCTTCGAGAATCCCGACGGAGAACGTGTGCTGGTGCTGACCAATTCCGGGCCGATCAGAACCTGCACGATCCAAATGAATGGAATGACGACCAACGTTTCCATGGAGCGAGACTCGTTAGCAACGCTTAGTTGGCGTTAG
- a CDS encoding TonB-dependent receptor: MPSGRTLFGRLAFFMVVVFSGLTVLAQSDRGALAGNVLDSSGAVVPQATVEAKGAQTGAVYRTVTGAAGAYKIPGMQLGSYNITVTAPSFKTMEQTGVVIQLNSTTALDIRLQPGGTTESITVSADAPTIQKESSDVATVVSTKQIIQLPLALGGQGVLRSPEAFVFLTPGTTGGVFQAKLAGGQNFGNEIILDGVSTARADSGSSFDQTAPSVEALQEFKVTTSNASSEFGRTSGGVESFSTKSGTNSFHGTAFDIFRNEVLDANSWFNNLDLALHPEPDQRGLFQRPTDKKNDFGGSLGGPVWIPKIYDGRNKTFFFFSWEQYRQTAGAVTTNNLPTAAQRNGDFSAQLGASTGQINPCTSQPIIEGQIFDPATSQIVGGVPCRSPFPGNKIPTSRFSTVANNLLAILPPTTFDSPVNNFVFKTSNPILATTTTFRIDQNVSDNSKLFFSYSSRDNVNRNGSPNMPDPFANGAQFQDFFTHYIRFGWDYVINPKLLNHITVGYNRVNSNDKSGAAQLGVDWDKKLGIANASGETFPQFSFDSKDNLTSYGQANFADDVINGVVLADSVSYQVGRHSLAFGVDWRTQQFSVIDHSHQSPSLSFTRDQTAAVANNNGTTGNSFASLLLGQVQQYSLAVRSSQPRFGSYYYAGFIQDDFKLNSRFVLNLGMRYSVETPRHEAHGNTSVFDPNAPNPGATGVLGALVFAGNGPGRVGGSGNWAKTWHKGFAPRIGFAYSPAMLHDKTVLRGGYGITYAPLTYADFGQSLTDGFTASPNGSSSDGFSPVIQLDSGIPAYPPPPNLDPAQENGTSGGGFGGISYVAPHYGRPGMVQNWSIGIQHQLIRDLIVDVSYVGQHSTRLRSSLAQINNLNPRFFVLGNQLNQPISSLGIAPPFPEFNTLYSSGDANLAQALRPFPQYKSINTDCCLENVGQSSYNGLLVKAERRFSAGLTLLASYTWSKTLTDADSALPAFSTFSGGGSVQNSYNLHGEKALSFQDIPHTFVLSYLYELPVGPHKRFLSHGGAAGRILGGWEVGAVHRYQSGSPVSFGCATGVPGFDGCIRFNRVPGQPLTNPVPQTGDPRTWNVFNGDPNVINATGTSGAFSNPNFLVSTTNAPYSFGNIPRTTGEYRTSAFLNEDISILKNISIVEGQDLVFKAELLNAFNRHIFSTPDTGPTDGSFGAIFGTSNPRQVQFTLRYQF; this comes from the coding sequence ATGCCTTCCGGTAGAACACTCTTTGGACGCCTTGCGTTTTTCATGGTTGTTGTTTTCTCAGGGCTGACCGTCCTGGCCCAATCGGACCGAGGAGCACTCGCGGGAAATGTTCTGGATAGTTCCGGAGCGGTGGTTCCGCAGGCAACCGTTGAGGCGAAAGGCGCACAGACCGGCGCCGTCTACAGAACAGTAACCGGGGCGGCCGGGGCATACAAGATTCCTGGAATGCAATTAGGAAGTTACAACATTACAGTCACCGCCCCCAGCTTCAAGACCATGGAGCAGACCGGAGTCGTGATTCAACTCAACAGCACAACCGCATTGGATATTCGCCTGCAACCGGGGGGGACAACGGAGAGCATAACCGTCTCAGCCGATGCGCCGACAATACAAAAGGAAAGCTCTGATGTGGCCACGGTGGTCAGCACCAAGCAAATTATTCAATTGCCTCTCGCGTTGGGCGGCCAGGGCGTGTTGCGATCACCCGAGGCTTTCGTGTTTCTTACCCCGGGAACCACAGGAGGCGTCTTTCAGGCGAAGCTGGCAGGCGGCCAGAATTTCGGCAATGAGATTATTTTGGACGGAGTTAGCACTGCGCGTGCTGACAGCGGATCCTCTTTTGACCAGACCGCGCCGTCGGTAGAGGCGCTGCAAGAGTTCAAAGTTACCACTTCCAATGCGTCCTCAGAATTCGGCCGGACCTCGGGTGGCGTCGAGAGCTTTTCAACCAAGTCTGGTACTAACTCTTTCCATGGCACTGCATTCGACATCTTCCGAAATGAAGTTTTAGACGCGAATAGCTGGTTTAATAACCTGGATCTGGCCCTGCATCCGGAGCCAGATCAGCGAGGACTCTTCCAGCGTCCCACGGACAAAAAGAACGACTTCGGCGGTAGCTTAGGGGGCCCGGTCTGGATCCCGAAGATTTACGATGGCCGCAACAAGACATTCTTTTTCTTCTCCTGGGAGCAGTACCGGCAAACGGCGGGAGCGGTAACGACGAACAACCTGCCCACCGCGGCGCAGCGAAACGGCGACTTCTCAGCTCAGCTGGGCGCCTCCACTGGACAGATCAACCCGTGCACATCGCAACCCATCATTGAGGGCCAAATCTTCGATCCTGCTACCAGTCAGATAGTTGGTGGCGTGCCCTGCCGCAGCCCGTTCCCGGGAAATAAGATTCCCACCAGCCGCTTCAGCACGGTAGCCAACAATTTGTTGGCCATTTTGCCTCCAACAACCTTCGATTCGCCCGTCAACAATTTTGTTTTCAAAACCAGCAATCCGATCCTGGCGACAACCACGACTTTCCGGATTGACCAGAATGTGTCAGACAACAGCAAATTGTTCTTTTCCTACAGCAGCCGGGACAATGTAAACCGGAACGGCAGCCCTAACATGCCGGACCCCTTCGCTAATGGCGCGCAATTCCAGGACTTCTTCACCCACTACATTCGTTTTGGGTGGGACTACGTAATCAATCCAAAGCTGCTTAATCACATCACCGTTGGTTATAACCGGGTTAATAGCAATGACAAGTCGGGCGCAGCGCAGCTAGGTGTTGACTGGGACAAGAAACTTGGGATTGCCAACGCCTCAGGGGAAACATTTCCGCAATTTTCCTTTGATTCGAAGGACAACCTCACAAGTTATGGACAGGCGAATTTTGCTGACGATGTGATTAACGGAGTGGTGTTGGCTGACAGTGTCTCCTATCAGGTGGGTCGGCACAGCCTCGCATTTGGAGTTGACTGGCGCACCCAGCAGTTTTCCGTGATTGATCATTCGCATCAATCTCCATCATTGAGTTTTACGCGTGATCAGACTGCAGCCGTCGCCAATAACAACGGCACCACTGGAAATTCTTTTGCCAGTCTGTTGCTGGGCCAGGTCCAGCAATATAGTCTCGCCGTCCGCTCGAGCCAGCCTCGCTTCGGATCGTACTATTACGCCGGCTTTATTCAGGATGACTTCAAGCTGAATAGTCGCTTCGTGCTCAATTTAGGGATGCGTTATAGCGTAGAGACACCACGGCACGAAGCCCATGGCAATACTTCAGTATTTGATCCGAATGCGCCCAATCCGGGAGCCACGGGCGTGCTCGGCGCGTTAGTCTTTGCCGGAAATGGTCCGGGACGGGTCGGGGGAAGCGGCAACTGGGCCAAAACATGGCACAAGGGATTTGCTCCTCGTATCGGTTTTGCTTACTCTCCGGCGATGCTCCACGATAAGACCGTGTTGCGCGGTGGATATGGTATTACTTATGCCCCTCTGACCTACGCTGATTTTGGCCAGAGTCTTACCGATGGCTTCACAGCTTCGCCGAATGGCAGTTCCAGCGACGGCTTTTCCCCAGTGATCCAGCTGGACAGTGGCATTCCAGCATATCCTCCTCCTCCAAACCTTGATCCTGCACAAGAAAATGGAACCAGCGGTGGGGGATTCGGGGGCATCTCTTATGTTGCACCCCACTACGGACGTCCAGGCATGGTGCAGAATTGGAGTATTGGGATCCAGCACCAACTTATCCGGGACCTCATTGTGGATGTGAGCTATGTTGGGCAACACTCTACCCGTCTGCGTTCGTCGCTGGCTCAGATCAACAACCTCAATCCTAGATTCTTTGTTCTAGGTAACCAACTGAACCAGCCCATCAGCAGCCTGGGGATTGCGCCCCCATTTCCGGAGTTCAATACCCTCTACTCGTCAGGGGACGCGAATCTGGCCCAAGCTTTGCGGCCATTTCCACAATACAAATCCATCAACACGGATTGCTGCCTGGAAAATGTGGGCCAATCAAGCTACAACGGCTTGCTGGTGAAAGCGGAGCGCCGCTTCAGCGCTGGACTCACACTTTTGGCTTCTTACACCTGGTCCAAAACGCTGACCGACGCTGACAGCGCGCTGCCCGCGTTCTCTACTTTCTCTGGCGGTGGAAGCGTGCAGAATTCTTACAACCTCCATGGTGAGAAGGCGCTCAGCTTCCAGGACATTCCCCATACTTTTGTGCTCAGTTATCTTTACGAATTACCGGTCGGTCCGCACAAGAGATTCCTATCTCACGGTGGAGCTGCGGGTAGGATATTGGGTGGCTGGGAGGTGGGTGCGGTCCACCGTTATCAGAGCGGATCACCGGTGTCCTTCGGTTGTGCAACTGGCGTACCCGGTTTCGACGGTTGTATCCGTTTCAACCGAGTGCCTGGTCAACCACTCACGAATCCGGTACCACAGACCGGCGATCCCAGAACATGGAACGTTTTTAATGGTGACCCGAACGTTATCAACGCTACGGGAACGAGCGGTGCGTTTTCCAATCCTAACTTCCTGGTATCAACGACGAATGCGCCCTACAGTTTCGGAAATATACCGCGCACCACGGGTGAATATCGAACGTCGGCTTTCTTGAACGAAGATATCTCCATCTTGAAGAACATCTCTATCGTGGAGGGGCAAGACCTGGTGTTCAAGGCAGAGCTGCTGAATGCCTTTAATAGACATATTTTCAGTACTCCTGACACTGGTCCGACCGATGGTTCTTTTGGGGCGATATTCGGTACTTCCAACCCCAGGCAGGTGCAGTTCACGCTGCGATACCAATTCTGA